A window from Actinomycetospora corticicola encodes these proteins:
- a CDS encoding SDR family NAD(P)-dependent oxidoreductase, whose amino-acid sequence MTPSALVTGASSGIGAAFARALAARGHPLVLVARSEDALDSLAAELDVPVRVVVADLTTTEGLDRVEAELGGVDLLVNNAGAATYGELGDQTHDDLDDAVLLNVLAPTRLTAAALREMAPGSGIINVSSTAAGRDDPATGAYAAGKAYLETLSRAARHEGEQHEIRVTVVRPGRTSTAFHERSGEESAHLPAWRWQSAERVAEAALDALERGDDEVTVAPGDGHERR is encoded by the coding sequence GTGACACCTTCCGCGCTCGTCACCGGCGCCTCGTCCGGGATCGGAGCAGCGTTCGCGCGCGCGCTCGCCGCCCGCGGCCACCCGCTGGTGCTGGTCGCCCGCTCCGAGGACGCGCTGGACTCCCTGGCAGCGGAGCTGGACGTTCCGGTGCGGGTCGTGGTCGCCGACCTCACGACCACCGAGGGACTGGACCGGGTGGAGGCGGAACTCGGCGGGGTCGACCTGCTGGTGAACAACGCCGGCGCCGCGACCTACGGCGAGCTGGGGGACCAGACCCACGACGACCTCGACGACGCGGTCCTGCTCAACGTCCTCGCCCCGACGCGCCTGACGGCGGCCGCGCTGCGCGAGATGGCGCCCGGCAGTGGGATCATCAACGTCTCCTCGACCGCGGCCGGCCGCGACGATCCGGCGACGGGCGCCTACGCCGCGGGCAAGGCCTACCTGGAGACCCTGTCGCGGGCGGCCCGCCACGAGGGCGAGCAGCACGAGATCCGGGTGACCGTGGTGCGCCCGGGCCGGACCTCCACCGCGTTCCACGAGCGCTCGGGGGAGGAGTCCGCCCACCTGCCGGCGTGGCGGTGGCAGTCCGCCGAGCGGGTGGCCGAGGCGGCGCTGGACGCGCTGGAGCGCGGCGACGACGAGGTCACCGTGGCGCCCGGGGACGGTCACGAGCGCAGGTGA
- a CDS encoding response regulator, translating into MTRVLVVDDHAVVRQGLVALISTVSDLEVVGEARDGDEAVERAGTLRPDVVLMDLSMPGTDGATATGRIRAAAPDVRVLVLTSFADQRHVLAALDAGADGYLLKHAEPETILEGLRQVARGEAPLDGRAARVLLSARSAPPPRTVDLTDRESEVLLLVADGLGNKQIARRLAITERTVKNHLTHIYQRLGVTDRTQAALWTERHLRS; encoded by the coding sequence GTGACCCGCGTCCTCGTCGTGGACGACCACGCCGTCGTCCGGCAGGGACTCGTCGCCCTGATCTCCACCGTGTCGGACCTCGAGGTCGTCGGAGAGGCCCGCGACGGGGACGAGGCCGTCGAGCGCGCCGGGACGCTGCGACCCGACGTCGTCCTCATGGACCTGTCCATGCCCGGCACCGACGGGGCGACCGCGACCGGGCGCATCCGGGCGGCGGCTCCCGACGTCCGTGTCCTCGTGCTCACCTCGTTCGCCGACCAGCGCCACGTGCTCGCGGCCCTCGACGCCGGTGCCGACGGCTACCTGCTCAAGCACGCCGAGCCGGAGACGATCCTCGAGGGCCTGCGCCAGGTCGCCCGCGGCGAGGCCCCGCTCGACGGCCGCGCGGCCCGGGTCCTGCTCAGCGCGCGCTCCGCTCCCCCGCCGCGCACCGTGGACCTCACCGACCGCGAGTCCGAGGTGCTCCTGCTGGTGGCCGACGGGCTGGGCAACAAGCAGATCGCCCGCCGGCTCGCGATCACCGAGCGCACCGTGAAGAACCACCTGACGCACATCTACCAGCGGCTCGGCGTCACCGACCGCACGCAGGCCGCGCTCTGGACGGAGCGTCACCTGCGCTCGTGA
- a CDS encoding SRPBCC family protein: protein MPDVPHVSTVVHRPWRRVYDYAADPTNLPHWAAGLSSAALVPADDGWWTATSPMGTVGVRFSEPNPFGVLDHVVRLPDGTEVLNPMRVVPWGGDAEVVFTVRPRAGMTDADVEADVAAVAADLETLRGILESEG from the coding sequence ATGCCGGACGTGCCGCACGTCTCCACCGTCGTCCACCGGCCCTGGCGCCGGGTCTACGACTACGCCGCCGACCCGACGAACCTCCCGCACTGGGCCGCCGGGCTCTCCTCGGCGGCCCTCGTCCCCGCCGACGACGGGTGGTGGACCGCCACGTCCCCGATGGGCACCGTCGGCGTGCGCTTCAGCGAACCCAACCCGTTCGGCGTGCTCGACCACGTGGTGCGCCTGCCCGACGGGACCGAGGTGCTCAACCCGATGCGCGTCGTGCCGTGGGGCGGCGACGCGGAGGTGGTGTTCACGGTGCGGCCCCGGGCGGGGATGACGGACGCGGACGTCGAGGCCGACGTCGCCGCCGTCGCGGCGGACCTGGAGACCCTGCGGGGGATCCTGGAGTCCGAGGGCTGA
- a CDS encoding glycosyltransferase, which yields MELPEQSDVEAHAAANARGEIPDRTPYGLHHLADAGDVELEFRRPLTGRAAWVARKVRNRLDGYEPVAELLGMRSRRRADAIFCMDERTGFPAVALPGGPPVVSGLVWVQGPETYSRAARPVVGTLLRRFAGIVTLGPGMYTDLVDGWGLDPARVHPCRLGIDTEFFGVRPWSEATPLVAGVGDDEARDHPLLVEAVSRLASRRRVRLEIGTTMAGVEIPEALGVVHRRRMEGAVRAMYGRATVVALALRPTTRGSGSTVVLEAAASGRPVVATRTAAMEALVDPSRGILVEPDDPDALADAIGALLDDPERARAMGEAARAWVTELHSSAQMASDIRDVVRKVVADHR from the coding sequence GTGGAGCTGCCGGAACAGTCGGACGTCGAGGCGCACGCCGCGGCGAACGCGCGCGGCGAGATCCCGGACCGCACGCCCTACGGGCTGCACCACCTGGCCGACGCCGGGGACGTCGAGCTGGAGTTCCGTCGGCCGCTGACCGGCCGGGCCGCGTGGGTGGCCCGGAAGGTCCGCAACCGGCTCGACGGCTACGAGCCGGTGGCGGAACTGCTCGGGATGCGGTCCCGACGACGGGCCGACGCGATCTTCTGCATGGACGAGCGCACCGGATTCCCGGCGGTCGCCCTGCCAGGCGGGCCGCCGGTGGTCTCCGGGCTGGTCTGGGTGCAGGGGCCGGAGACGTACTCGCGGGCCGCGCGACCCGTCGTCGGAACCCTCCTGCGGCGCTTCGCGGGGATCGTGACCCTCGGGCCCGGGATGTACACCGACCTCGTCGACGGTTGGGGGCTCGACCCCGCGCGCGTGCACCCGTGCCGGCTCGGGATCGACACGGAATTCTTCGGCGTGCGGCCGTGGTCGGAGGCGACGCCGCTCGTCGCGGGGGTGGGCGACGACGAGGCCCGCGACCACCCGCTGCTCGTCGAGGCCGTCTCCCGCCTGGCGTCCCGACGGCGGGTGCGGCTGGAGATCGGCACGACGATGGCCGGGGTCGAGATCCCCGAGGCGCTCGGCGTCGTGCACCGTCGTCGGATGGAGGGCGCGGTGCGGGCGATGTACGGACGGGCGACGGTCGTCGCGCTGGCACTCCGGCCGACGACGCGGGGGAGCGGGTCGACGGTCGTGCTCGAGGCGGCGGCCAGCGGACGGCCCGTCGTCGCGACCCGGACCGCGGCGATGGAGGCCCTCGTCGACCCGTCGCGGGGGATCCTCGTCGAGCCCGACGATCCGGACGCCCTCGCCGACGCGATCGGCGCGCTGCTCGACGACCCGGAGCGGGCCAGGGCGATGGGGGAGGCGGCCCGCGCGTGGGTCACGGAGCTCCACAGCAGCGCGCAGATGGCTTCGGACATCCGTGACGTCGTGCGCAAGGTGGTTGCGGACCACCGGTGA
- a CDS encoding response regulator transcription factor: protein MGGQTDPNAPRVLVVEDEATVRESIVRALNRSGHVARGLPDGGSLEETLEGFRPDLVILDVMLPGRDGFDLLTVVRDRTDAGIVMVTARDALDDRLRGLDTGADDYVVKPFLLEELASRVRAVLRRRGRTPTALVVGDLVIDEEAGVATRAGTPLKLTATELRLLRYLAEQRGRTVSKNQILTQVWGYDAYDPNLVEVHLSALRRKLEAHGPRIVHTSRGLGYTLRATEATDVDPAGATS, encoded by the coding sequence ATGGGTGGTCAGACGGATCCGAACGCACCGCGGGTGCTGGTCGTCGAGGACGAGGCGACGGTGCGCGAGTCGATCGTCCGCGCGCTGAACCGCTCGGGGCACGTCGCCCGCGGCCTTCCCGACGGCGGGTCGCTCGAGGAGACCCTCGAGGGGTTCCGGCCCGACCTGGTGATCCTCGACGTGATGCTCCCGGGCCGGGACGGCTTCGACCTGCTCACCGTGGTCCGCGACCGCACCGACGCGGGCATCGTCATGGTGACCGCGCGCGACGCCCTCGACGACCGGCTCCGCGGGCTCGACACCGGCGCCGACGACTACGTGGTGAAGCCGTTCCTGCTCGAGGAGCTCGCGAGCCGCGTCCGTGCCGTGCTGCGGCGGCGGGGCCGGACGCCGACCGCGCTCGTCGTCGGGGACCTGGTCATCGACGAGGAGGCCGGCGTCGCCACCCGCGCCGGCACGCCGCTCAAGCTCACGGCCACCGAGCTGCGGCTGCTGCGCTACCTGGCCGAGCAGCGGGGCCGCACCGTGAGCAAGAATCAGATCCTCACGCAGGTCTGGGGCTACGACGCCTACGACCCCAACCTCGTCGAGGTCCACCTGTCCGCGCTGCGGCGCAAGCTCGAGGCCCACGGGCCGAGGATCGTGCACACCAGCCGGGGGCTCGGCTACACGCTGCGCGCGACCGAGGCGACCGACGTCGACCCGGCCGGGGCGACGTCGTGA
- a CDS encoding oxidoreductase: MSITTELPGGTYHLGDLEVTRVGYGAMQLAGPHVFGPPADRDAAIAVLREVVALGINHIDTSDFYGPHVTNEILHEALAPYPDDLRIVTKVGAFRDEQGGWPQALEPHQLRQAVDDNLRRLGLETLDVVNLRMPGGDDTMTPQPHEPIEERFGTLAELAQQGKIRHLGLSTVNADQIAAAQAIAPVVCVQNPYNLARRDDDALIGSLNEQGIAYVPYFPLGGFSPLQSSELDAVAQRLGESRLAVALAWLLQRSPNILLIPGTSSVDHLRENVTGAGLELPADAVAELDAIGS, translated from the coding sequence ATGTCCATCACGACGGAGCTCCCCGGCGGCACCTACCACCTCGGCGACCTCGAGGTCACCCGCGTCGGCTACGGGGCGATGCAGCTGGCCGGCCCGCACGTGTTCGGCCCGCCCGCCGACCGGGACGCCGCGATCGCGGTCCTGCGCGAGGTGGTCGCGCTCGGCATCAACCACATCGACACGTCGGACTTCTACGGCCCGCACGTGACCAACGAGATCCTCCACGAGGCGCTCGCGCCCTACCCGGACGACCTCCGCATCGTCACGAAGGTCGGGGCGTTCCGTGACGAGCAGGGCGGCTGGCCGCAGGCGCTCGAGCCGCACCAGCTGCGCCAGGCCGTCGACGACAACCTGCGGCGCCTCGGGCTGGAGACCCTCGACGTCGTCAACCTCCGGATGCCCGGCGGCGACGACACGATGACCCCGCAGCCGCACGAGCCGATCGAGGAGCGCTTCGGCACGTTGGCCGAGCTGGCGCAGCAGGGCAAGATCCGCCACCTCGGGCTCTCCACGGTGAACGCGGACCAGATCGCCGCGGCGCAGGCGATCGCGCCGGTGGTCTGCGTGCAGAACCCCTACAACCTCGCCCGCCGCGACGACGACGCCCTGATCGGGTCGCTGAACGAGCAGGGCATCGCCTACGTGCCGTACTTCCCGCTCGGCGGGTTCTCCCCGCTGCAGTCCTCGGAGCTCGACGCGGTCGCGCAGCGGTTGGGGGAGTCGCGCCTCGCGGTGGCGCTGGCGTGGCTGCTGCAGCGCTCCCCGAACATCCTGCTGATCCCCGGCACGTCGTCGGTGGACCACCTGCGCGAGAACGTCACCGGGGCCGGGCTCGAGCTGCCCGCCGACGCGGTGGCCGAGCTGGACGCCATCGGTTCGTGA
- a CDS encoding sensor histidine kinase produces the protein MTATVVAVMVVTLLVAGIVLDLVLSAALERDQQDRLSERAARVDQLVAQQVPADELVGLLDGQGISAVRRQADGAVLEGVPTPPGPPDGGPRGGPGGRPTPGPPPVRSGDSLTITRPLADGTVIVLSADPGEVDAVVYRLRGVMVGVGLVGVVGSALLLLSGVTAALRPLDAMTRVARAITTGERGRRLRPSSPDTEIGRTAAAFDEMLDALDAAQDRSDEAARRERGAAEEARRSEATTRRFLSDAAHELRTPLTGMQSLAETLVRDSDEDREVREELAIALVRETSRASALVTDMLDLARIEGGQELRRDDVDLVVLAREQVDHLRLVNPDLDVAVDADGPVVAAVDGDQVRRVLVNLLGNARRHVVPGGAVRVRVTASGDGARVAVHNDGAVIATEDRERVFDRLVRLDEARARDVGGAGLGLSIARALARAHGGDLVYEATPTGSDFVLTLPLATTPALVSPR, from the coding sequence GTGACCGCCACGGTCGTCGCGGTCATGGTGGTGACGCTGCTGGTGGCGGGCATCGTGCTCGACCTCGTGCTCTCCGCGGCCCTGGAGCGCGACCAGCAGGACCGACTCTCCGAGCGCGCCGCCCGGGTCGACCAGCTCGTCGCCCAGCAGGTGCCGGCCGACGAGCTGGTCGGGCTCCTCGACGGGCAGGGCATCAGCGCGGTCCGACGCCAGGCCGACGGCGCGGTCCTCGAGGGGGTGCCGACCCCGCCCGGTCCTCCCGACGGCGGGCCCCGCGGCGGCCCGGGCGGACGACCCACGCCGGGACCGCCTCCGGTCCGCAGCGGCGACAGTCTGACGATCACGCGGCCGCTGGCCGACGGCACCGTCATCGTGCTCTCGGCCGATCCGGGCGAGGTGGACGCGGTCGTCTACCGGCTGCGCGGGGTGATGGTGGGCGTGGGGCTGGTCGGCGTGGTCGGCTCGGCGCTGCTGCTCCTCAGCGGGGTGACCGCGGCGCTGCGCCCGCTCGACGCCATGACCCGCGTGGCCCGCGCGATCACCACCGGCGAGCGCGGCCGGCGGCTGCGCCCCTCCAGCCCGGACACCGAGATCGGTCGCACCGCGGCCGCATTCGACGAGATGCTCGACGCGCTCGACGCCGCCCAGGACCGCTCCGACGAGGCCGCCCGGCGGGAGCGCGGCGCCGCCGAGGAGGCCCGGCGCTCGGAGGCCACCACCCGCCGGTTCCTCTCCGACGCCGCCCACGAGCTGCGGACCCCGCTGACCGGGATGCAGAGCCTCGCCGAGACGCTGGTGCGCGACTCCGACGAGGACCGCGAGGTCCGCGAGGAGCTGGCCATCGCACTGGTGCGCGAGACCTCACGCGCCTCGGCCCTGGTCACCGACATGCTCGACCTCGCCCGGATCGAGGGCGGCCAGGAGCTCCGTCGGGACGACGTCGACCTCGTCGTCCTGGCCCGGGAACAGGTCGACCACCTCCGTCTGGTGAACCCGGATCTCGACGTCGCGGTGGACGCCGACGGACCCGTCGTGGCGGCGGTCGACGGCGACCAGGTGCGCCGTGTCCTGGTCAACCTCCTCGGGAACGCACGACGTCACGTCGTCCCGGGCGGCGCCGTCCGGGTGCGGGTGACCGCGTCCGGGGACGGGGCCCGGGTGGCGGTGCACAACGACGGCGCGGTCATCGCGACGGAGGACCGGGAGCGGGTGTTCGACCGCCTCGTCCGGCTGGACGAGGCTCGCGCACGGGACGTCGGCGGGGCCGGCCTCGGCCTGTCCATCGCGCGTGCCCTCGCCCGCGCCCACGGAGGCGACCTCGTCTACGAGGCCACCCCGACCGGGTCGGACTTCGTCCTCACCCTGCCGCTGGCGACCACCCCCGCCCTGGTGTCCCCGCGATGA